The following proteins are encoded in a genomic region of Glycine max cultivar Williams 82 chromosome 18, Glycine_max_v4.0, whole genome shotgun sequence:
- the LOC100784009 gene encoding uncharacterized protein At3g28850, which translates to MWLPWRLRTTASRPNRSRSFPIPCSSFKDIQSILQSQPQPPSLFRRLIVSPSLIRSFSSPRAATSSIEPPPDSDRSAVVVYYTSLRVVRRTYDDCRAVRSILRGFAIAIDERDVSVDERFREELQRILVHRSVMLPSVFVGGLYIGGADEVRKLYESGELHELIGRLPKSQRNMCDLCGGLRFVVCDECDGSHKVFGEKSGGFRSCSSCNSNGLIRCPACFVVQPQHTK; encoded by the coding sequence ATGTGGCTACCATGGCGTCTACGAACCACAGCTTCGCGTCCAAACCGATCCCGATCCTTCCCCATCCCCTGCTCTTCCTTCAAAGACATCCAATCCATCCTCCAATCCCAACCCCAACCTCCCTCTCTCTTCCGCCGCCTTATCGTCTCGCCCTCCCTCATCCGCTCCTTTAGCAGCCCCCGCGCCGCCACCTCCTCCATCGAACCGCCTCCGGACTCCGACCGTTCCGCCGTCGTCGTCTACTACACCAGCCTCCGCGTCGTCCGCCGCACCTACGACGACTGCCGCGCCGTCCGATCCATCCTCCGCGGCTTCGCCATCGCCATCGACGAGCGCGACGTCAGCGTGGACGAGCGCTTCCGCGAGGAGCTGCAGCGGATCCTCGTCCACCGGAGCGTGATGCTGCCGAGCGTCTTCGTCGGCGGCTTGTACATCGGCGGCGCCGACGAGGTGAGGAAGCTCTACGAGAGCGGCGAATTGCACGAGCTGATCGGACGGTTGCCGAAGTCGCAGAGGAACATGTGCGATTTGTGCGGAGGGCTGAGATTCGTGGTGTGCGACGAGTGCGATGGAAGCCACAAAGTGTTCGGAGAGAAGAGTGGTGGATTCAGGAGCTGTTCGTCTTGCAATTCCAACGGTTTGATTAGGTGTCCTGCATGTTTCGTGGTGCAGCCGCAACACACCAAATAA
- the LOC100784541 gene encoding probable inactive receptor-like protein kinase At3g56050 — translation MSKNWKSSCFRDPGGVLFLLALCLLFQNFSLCCSLNEEGKALLKFKHGIVNDPFDALSNWVNDEVAVNPCNWFGVECSDGRVVVLNLKDLCLEGNLVPELANLVHIKSIILRNNSFYGIIPEGIAHLNELEVLDLGYNNFSGPLPRDLGNNISLTILLLDNNDHLCGFSPEINELKMLSEYQVDENQLIRAEKVPACRRSIKQQSRHVGQNKNGVQRLLQTRTHEGGSPFNRVFPVSPAPFPSAPPPAPATPPVVQKPAPVDRNNSASPSPLPGPRSAPLYKSSSSKNHVVVILAGVMGGAVFLLISIIGLYLCKTNKVATVKPWATGLSGQLQNAFVTGVPKLKRSELEAACEDFSNVIGTSSIGTVYKGTLSSGVEIAVASVAATSSKDWSKTLEAQFRNKIDTLSKVNHKNFVNLLGHCEEDEPFTRMVVFEYAPNGTLFEHLHIKESEHLDWGTRLRIAMGMAYCLQHMHQLEPPLVLSNLNSSAVQLTDDYAAKISDLSFLNEIASAVIKSPARKNTDMTPASNIYSFGVILFEMVTGRLPYSVDNDGSLDDWASHYLQGDQPLKEMVDPTLASFQEEQLEQVDALIKSCVHPDQKQRPTMKEVCVRLREITKITPDAAVPKLSPLWWAELEIASVNAS, via the exons ATGAGCAAAAACTGGAAATCTAGCTGCTTCAGGGATCCTGGGGGAGTTCTCTTCCTTCTGGCGTTGTGTTTATTGTTTCAGAACTTTAGTTTGTGCTGCTCTTTGAATGAAGAAG GTAAAGCTCTTTTGAAGTTCAAGCATGGAATAGTAAACGACCCTTTTGATGCTTTGTCCAATTGGGTTAATGATGAAGTAGCAGTTAACCCCTGTAATTGGTTTGGAGTTGAGTGTTCTGATGGAAGAGTAGTGGTCTT GAATTTGAAAGACCTTTGTCTTGAAGGAAATCTGGTACCTGAGCTTGCAAACCTTGTTCACATAAAGTCCAT AATTTTGCGGAACAATTCTTTTTATGGAATCATCCCTGAAGGAATTGCACACTTGAATGAATTGGAGGTTTTGGATTTGGGCTACAACAACTTCAGTGGACCACTACCTAGAGATCTTGGGAATAATATTTCGTTAACAATCCT TTTGCTGGACAACAATGATCATCTTTGTGGTTTCTCTCCTGAAATTAATGAATTGAAGATGCTTTCTGAATATCAAGTAGATGAAAACCAACTAATCCGTGCAGAAAAAGTGCCAGCTTGTAGAAGATCCATCAAACA GCAATCAAGGCATGTTGGCCAAAATAAAAATGGTGTTCAGAGGCTACTGCAAACTCGTACTCACGAAGGTGGAAGTCCTTTTAATCGTGTTTTTCCTGTTAGTCCTGCTCCATTTCCTTCAGCTCCCCCACCTGCCCCAGCAACGCCACCAGTGGTTCAGAAGCCAGCTCCTGTTGACCGAAATAATTCTGCTTCTCCTTCTCCCCTGCCTGGACCACGATCTGCACCGCTATATAAAAGTAGCTCATCAAAGAACCATGTAGTTGTTATTTTGGCTGGAGTTATGGGTGGTGCTGTATTTCTTCTCATTTCAATCATTGGCCTATATCTCTGTAAAACAAACAAGGTAGCTACTGTAAAACCTTGGGCCACAGGATTAAGCGGACAGCTTCAGAACGCATTTGTAACAG GTGTGCCAAAGCTAAAGAGATCAGAGCTTGAAGCAGCATGTGAAGATTTTAGTAATGTAATTGGTACTTCATCCATTGGTACAGTGTACAAAGGGACTTTATCTAGTGGTGTTGAAATAGCTGTGGCATCTGTTGCAGCGACATCATCCAAAGATTGGTCAAAGACTTTAGAAGCCCAATTTAGGAACAAG ATAGATACATTATCAAAAGTGAACCACAAGAATTTTGTAAATCTTCTTGGACATTGTGAAGAAGATGAGCCTTTCACCAGAATGGTGGTTTTTGAGTATGCCCCGAATGGAACACTCTTTGAGCATTTACACA TAAAAGAATCTGAGCACTTGGATTGGGGAACAAGACTTAGAATTGCCATGGGCATGGCTTACTGCCTACAACATATGCACCAGTTGGAGCCTCCTTTGGTCCTTAGCAACCTGAATTCTTCAGCTGTCCAACTCACTGATGATTATGCTGCCAAAATCTCTGATTTGAGTTTCTTAAATGAAATAGCTTCAGCTGTGATAAAATCTCCTGCTAGAAAAAACACTGACATGACACCAGCAAGTAACATTTACAGCTTTGGtgttatattatttgaaatGGTAACTGGCAGACTCCCTTATTCAGTGGACAATGATGGCTCACTTGATGACTGGGCTTCACACTATTTACAAGGGGATCAGCCCCTCAAAGAAATGGTGGATCCGACTCTAGCATCCTTCCAAGAAGAACAACTAGAACAAGTCGATGCTTTGATTAAATCTTGTGTCCATCCTGATCAAAAGCAAAGACCAACAATGAAAGAAGTTTGTGTGAGATTAAGAGAGATAACAAAAATAACACCTGATGCAGCTGTTCCAAAGCTTTCTCCACTTTGGTGGGCAGAGCTTGAGATTGCTTCTGTAAATGCAAGCTGA
- the LOC100782212 gene encoding non-classical arabinogalactan protein 30: MAGMHFSILSLLLLLVAFSYTEASADVPKTTDKKIEVVVEATVYCQSCDHFGTWSLIGAKPIPSAKVSVTCKSHNGHVSYYKVFETDKNGYLYAPLEGFKMQHYILDHPLHSCYVKPVWSPLESCSLLSNVNYGLNGAPLRYENKKLHGSKYEAVIYAAGPLAFRPSECSQTHH; encoded by the coding sequence ATGGCTGGTATGCACTTCAGTATCCTTTCTCTACTGCTACTTCTGGTGGCCTTCTCTTACACAGAAGCCAGTGCAGATGTTCCAAAAACAACAGACAAGAAAatagaggtggtggtggaagccACGGTCTACTGTCAGAGCTGTGACCACTTTGGAACGTGGTCTTTGATTGGAGCCAAGCCCATTCCTTCAGCCAAAGTGAGTGTTACCTGCAAAAGCCACAATGGTCATGTGAGCTACTATAAGGTCTTTGAGACAGACAAGAATGGTTACCTTTATGCACCACTTGAAGGGTTCAAAATGCAGCATTATATACTTGACCACCCCCTCCACTCTTGCTACGTGAAGCCTGTTTGGTCTCCTCTTGAAAGTTGCAGCCTCCTCTCCAATGTCAATTATGGTCTGAATGGGGCTCCACTTCGTTATGAGAACAAGAAATTGCATGGAAGCAAGTATGAGGCTGTCATATATGCTGCTGGACCCTTAGCTTTCCGTCCTTCTGAATGCTCACAGACTCACCACTAA
- the LOC100783816 gene encoding probable inactive serine/threonine-protein kinase bub1 produces MANVDELLSSLISDVHAYTGKDPLLPWLRAIRKVKDTLPPKTLKEKLPAFLQKCAHTFELDRRYRNDMRYLRVWLHLMDFVDDPKTLLRTMETNHIGTKRCEFYQAYALYYEKSKKSDEAEKMYHLGVKNLAEPLDKLQKSYEQFLQRMERKNNKRIQHQEAKASRRPLSLKSFPSLDNKTEGSKSNGVDCVEGVQKGPRIDNYAAKGVADDKNIKTKKDERKRFCGDDTVVVKFVDTAMVGKSEAEDACHHGLVDPTINMKEAMNAINSMFREPLETVPLGKKSHKNHSKEDRSTKNEFEVLVDENLDNGIKPSGSLSLRNRTEASQPHQEPLQIYIDDEETSETSDVNLFEGGCTSSASQPNGFVFLRSKDIPSKKSSDMDADSDRNSKFREDTVVCRFVGSAILDEPEVENVCHHGLVDPTINLKEAMDDINNMFGKPIDFVRRRTTTKQEKAHQSIRGNDIGGFSILADDELQEQEVPPPPPPKLLGKSKESDLFEPTILTKEAIDDINKMFNMPLDF; encoded by the exons ATGGCGAACGTGGATGAACTTTTATCTTCCTTAATCTCAGACGTCCACGCCTACACCGGCAAAGACcctcttcttccatggcttcg CGCGATCCGAAAGGTGAAGGACACTCTTCCTCCCAAAACCCTAAAGGAAAAGTTACCCGCGTTCCTGCAGAAATGCGCACACACCTTCGAGCTCGATCGGCGTTACAGAAACGACATGCGCTATCTTCGGGTTTGGCTCCACCTG ATGGATTTTGTGGATGATCCAAAAACACTTTTGAGAACGATGGAGACTAATCACATTGGGACAAAACGTTGTGAATTCTACCAAGCGTATGCTCTTTACTACGAGAAAAGCAAGAAGAGCGATGAGGCAGAGAAAATGTACCATCTGGGAGTGAAGAA CCTTGCAGAGCCTCTAGATAAATTGCAGAAATCATATGAACAATTTCTTCAACGGATGGAGcgaaaaaataataagagaatCCAG CATCAGGAAGCAAAAGCTTCCAGGAGGCCTCTGTCTTTAAAGAGCTTCCCTTCTCTTGACAACAAAACTGAGGGAAGCAAAAGCAATGGAGTAGACTGTGTTGAGGGTGTGCAAAAGGGACCCCGAATTGATAATTATGCAGCTAAAGGTGTGGCTgatgataaaaacataaagacTAAGAAGGATGAGCGCAAGAGATTTTGTGGTGATGATACAGTTGTAGTCAAGTTTGTTGACACTGCCATGGTTGGAAAGTCTGAAGCAGAAGATGCATGCCATCATGGATTAGTGGATCCTACAATAAATATGAAGGAGGCCATGAATGCCATTAACAGCATGTTCCGGGAGCCATTGGAGACTGTTCCATTAGGCAAGAAATCACATAAAAACCATTCAAAAGAAGATCGTAGTACAAAGAACGAGTTtgaggttttggttgatgaaAACTTGGACAATGGAATCAAACCATCCGGTTCCTTGTCACTTCGGAACAGGACTGAAGCTAGCCAACCTCACCAAGAACCGCTCCAGATATACATTGATGATGAAGAGACTTCTGAGACCAGTGATGTGAATTTGTTTGAAGGTGGTTGTACTTCATCGGCTTCACAACCAAATGGCTTTGTTTTTCTACGCTCCAAGGATATTCCTTCTAAAAAATCTAGTGATATGGATGCTGATAGCGATCGTAATTCAAAGTTCAGAGAGGATACAGTCGTTTGCAGATTTGTTGGTTCCGCCATTTTGGATGAACCAGAGGTGGAAAATGTTTGCCACCACGGTTTAGTAGACCCCACCATCAACTTGAAAGAAGCTATGGATGACATAAATAACATGTTTGGGAAGCCAATAGATTTTGTTAGGAGAAGAACCACCACCAAGCAGGAGAAGGCCCACCAGAGCATTAGGGGAAATGACATTGGTGGGTTTTCAATCCTTGCTGATGATGAGCTCCAGGAACAAGAAGTtccacctccaccaccaccaaaaTTGCTAGGAAAGTCCAAGGAATCTGATTTGTTTGAGCCAACTATCCTCACAAAGGAAGCCATAGATGATATAAACAAGATGTTTAACATGCCTCTGGATTTTTAG
- the LOC100785408 gene encoding sorting and assembly machinery component 50 homolog: MENSDEQLPFSPQNPNNAEEEDDDIEEPEDEDEEEEEEDDDDDDVVSQEQSPLSRLREQRSKLETLSRRLASELVPIRVHDVLIRGNTKTKEWVIEAELKLLEEATNVQELIRASEIALARLRGLEIFDTAELTLQAGPPELPHTANVVVDVVESANRISGDFGVYTKPATSSWSAEGGLKYKNLLGYGDLWDASLAYGANQTTEVSVGVYAPRLKGLLTPFVARLSMLSQDWQEFSSYKEQLLGLSLGLISTRHHDLVYTLGWRTLTDPSQMSSRSIRRQLGHGLLSSLKYTFKIDRRNSPIRPTNGYAFLSTTHFGGLTPDHRSLRFLRQEFDVRCAIPFGFYNTALNLGISAGAVFPWGHGFMNKPSPLPERFYLGGDFSPVCTLGGPITLWGFKTRGLGPTEPRRRSRDGIIDDSDDSSRWDFIGGDLAVTAFADLSFDLPIRWLRDHGIHGHVFAGAGNTAKLTQNEYKHFSPRKFLESFRTSVGCGFVVPTRLFRLEGNFYYILKQNEHDRGKTGFRFSFSAPS, encoded by the exons ATGGAAAACTCAGACGAGCAACTTCCCTTCTCTCCACAAAACCCTAACAATGCCGAAGAAGAAGACGACGACATCGAAGAGCCAGAAGACGAAGacgaagaagaggaggaggaggacgacgacgacgacgacgtcGTTTCGCAGGAGCAATCCCCATTGTCGCGGCTGCGCGAGCAGCGTTCGAAGCTGGAAACCCTGTCCCGGCGATTGGCGTcggagctggtcccaatccgaGTCCACGACGTGCTGATTCGCGGCAACACGAAGACAAAGGAGTGGGTGATCGAGGCGGAGCTCAAGCTCCTCGAGGAGGCCACCAACGTGCAGGAGCTCATTCGCGCCTCCGAAATCGCCCTCGCCAGGCTCCGCGGCCTCGAGATTTTCGACACCGCCGAGCTCACGCTCCAGGCCGGTCCGCCGGAGCTGCCTCACACCGCCAATGTCGTCGTCGACGTCGTCGAGTCCGCCAACAGAATCTCCGGCGATTTCGGCGTTTACACCAAACCCGCG ACTAGTTCTTGGTCTGCTGAAGGTGGTCTTAAGTACAAAAACTTATTAGGTTATGGTGATCTATGGGATGCCTCGTTGGCCTATGGTGCCAACCAAACAACAGAGGTAAGTGTAGGAGTGTATGCCCCTCGACTGAAAGGATTGTTAACCCCCTTTGTAGCACGACTATCCATGCTTTCTCAAGATTGGCAAGAGTTTTCTTCATATAAAGAGCAGTTGCTAGGCTTGTCTCTAGGCTTAATCTCAACAAGGCACCATGACTTAGTCTACACTCTTGGATGGCGTACCTTGACTGATCCATCACAAATGTCATCCAGGTCTATAAGGAGGCAACTTGGGCATGGTTTACTATCATCCTTGAAGTATACATTTAAAATTGACAGGAGAAACTCACCAATTAGGCCTACAAATGGATATGCTTTTCTTTCTACCACTCACTTTGGTGGCCTTACACCAGATCATCGGAGCTTGCGATTTCTGCGCCAG GAATTTGATGTTCGTTGTGCCATCCCCTTTGGGTTTTATAATACGGCACTTAACCTTGGGATTTCTGCCGGTGCTGTTTTTCCATGGGGGCATGGCTTCATGAACAAGCCATCTCCGCTTCCTGAAAGGTTTTATTTGGGTGGTGATTTCTCTCCAGTTTGCACCCTTGGAGGACCAATAACATTGTGGGGATTTAAAACTAGGGGATTAGGTCCTACTGAACCACGAAGACGAAGTAGAGATGGAATTATTGATGACAGTGATGATTCCTCTAGATGGGACTTCATTGGAGGAGATCTAGCTGTTACTGCATTTGCAGACCTGTCTTTTGATCTTCCAATTAGGTGGTTGAGAGATCATGGAATTCATGGTCATGTTTTTGCTGGTGCTGGGAATACTGCTAAATTAACTCAGAATGAATATAAGCACTTTTCACCTCGGAAGTTCTTAGAATCCTTTCGAACATCTGTGGGATGTGGATTTGTTGTTCCCACTAGACTTTTTCGCCTAGAG GGTAATTTCTATTACATACTCAAGCAGAATGAGCATGATCGTGGGAAAACTGGATTTAGGTTCAGCTTCTCGGCTCCTTCTTAG